The following coding sequences lie in one Niabella agricola genomic window:
- the mrdA gene encoding penicillin-binding protein 2 codes for MPVFNKPRGYVVKLVILCVFALIVAQLANLQLVNRKYLELAKDNAVFQKIIYPERGIIYDRKGRPVLNNTIMFDLVVTPAEVKHLDTAAFCKLMGIDTATLRSRMVNAIVKNTRVRPSVFQSLLEPGLQARFEENSWRFPGFALQQRPVRTYPYNIGAHFLGYIGEVDEKDIQGSGNFYHMGDYRGKNGLEYQYENILMGRRGVQYMIKDHRNRLVGPYENGSFDTTAIAGRGLKTYLDVDLQVLAEKLMAHKVGAVVALDPQTGGILAMASAPVFNPNDLTGPQKNANYAKMALDVRRPLLNRGIKGRYPPGSTFKPLGGLVALDEGVITPASGYPCRGGYDACGRRVGCLEAWAGHADNLRVAIAQSCNSFFVNTYRLTVDNPKYGDVKRGYEKWEEYMHKLGLGVRLGVDLPSEDKGNIPTVAVYDKEYKGQWTSCTNLTLGMGQDKMLATPLQLANAACMIANRGYYYIPHFVNSVERETPADARLLQKYRQRQEPLTHISIAAYDAIINGMQDVVTQGTAKVAAIPGIEVCAKTGTAENATILDGRRIQLEDNSMFICFAPKNNPKIAIAVVVENAGYGGTWAGPIARILMEQYLLDSLTNRSKADLERIANANLVPWYYDRLQYVTDSIRAEQWTQLTKDSTRLRGFLKPAARPVAKKSGNVGVVVKSTQTPASGRGKQPFSNYETIAPAWAGNGKRR; via the coding sequence ATGCCCGTATTCAATAAGCCGAGAGGCTATGTGGTAAAGCTGGTTATTTTATGTGTATTTGCGCTGATTGTGGCCCAGTTGGCCAACCTGCAGCTGGTAAACCGCAAGTACCTGGAGCTGGCAAAAGATAATGCCGTTTTTCAAAAGATCATATACCCGGAACGGGGGATTATTTATGACCGGAAAGGCCGTCCCGTTTTAAATAATACCATCATGTTTGACCTGGTGGTAACGCCGGCCGAAGTAAAGCACCTGGATACGGCCGCATTTTGTAAATTGATGGGTATTGATACGGCAACGCTCCGGAGCCGTATGGTTAATGCCATTGTAAAAAACACCCGGGTGCGCCCCTCGGTATTTCAGTCGCTGCTGGAGCCAGGTTTGCAGGCGCGCTTTGAGGAAAACAGCTGGCGCTTTCCTGGTTTTGCGTTGCAGCAGCGCCCGGTACGTACCTATCCGTATAACATAGGGGCCCACTTTCTGGGATATATTGGGGAGGTAGATGAAAAAGATATACAAGGATCTGGCAATTTTTACCATATGGGTGACTACAGGGGTAAGAACGGGCTGGAATACCAGTATGAAAACATATTGATGGGGCGGCGGGGCGTGCAATATATGATCAAAGACCATAGGAACCGCCTGGTAGGGCCCTATGAAAATGGCAGTTTTGATACCACGGCTATTGCGGGCAGGGGACTAAAAACCTACCTGGATGTGGACCTGCAGGTACTGGCCGAAAAGCTGATGGCCCATAAAGTGGGCGCTGTGGTGGCGCTGGATCCCCAAACCGGCGGCATCCTGGCCATGGCCTCCGCCCCGGTATTCAATCCCAATGACCTTACCGGTCCGCAAAAAAATGCCAACTACGCAAAAATGGCCTTGGATGTAAGGCGGCCTTTATTAAACCGGGGCATTAAAGGCCGGTATCCGCCGGGTTCCACCTTTAAACCGCTGGGCGGACTGGTGGCTTTGGATGAAGGAGTCATTACCCCGGCTTCCGGCTATCCCTGCAGGGGCGGCTATGATGCCTGCGGCCGGAGGGTAGGCTGCCTGGAAGCCTGGGCCGGGCATGCCGATAACCTGCGCGTGGCCATTGCCCAATCCTGCAATTCGTTTTTCGTTAATACCTACCGGCTTACGGTAGATAACCCCAAATACGGAGATGTGAAACGGGGCTATGAAAAATGGGAGGAGTATATGCACAAGCTGGGGCTGGGGGTGCGCCTGGGGGTAGACCTGCCCAGTGAAGACAAAGGCAATATACCCACTGTAGCGGTTTATGACAAGGAGTATAAGGGCCAGTGGACCTCCTGTACCAATCTGACCCTGGGTATGGGGCAGGATAAGATGCTGGCTACGCCCCTGCAGCTGGCCAATGCTGCCTGCATGATTGCCAACAGGGGTTATTACTATATTCCGCATTTTGTAAACAGCGTTGAGCGGGAAACACCGGCAGACGCCCGGCTGTTGCAAAAGTACCGGCAACGGCAGGAACCATTAACGCATATTTCAATTGCTGCTTATGATGCCATCATTAACGGGATGCAGGATGTAGTGACCCAGGGCACTGCAAAAGTGGCTGCCATCCCCGGCATTGAAGTGTGTGCCAAAACCGGCACGGCAGAAAATGCTACCATACTGGATGGCCGGCGCATACAGCTGGAGGATAATTCCATGTTCATCTGCTTTGCGCCAAAGAACAATCCTAAAATTGCGATTGCGGTGGTGGTGGAAAATGCCGGCTATGGAGGTACCTGGGCCGGGCCCATTGCCCGCATCCTGATGGAGCAATACCTGCTGGACAGTTTGACCAATAGAAGCAAGGCCGACCTGGAACGGATTGCTAATGCCAACCTGGTGCCCTGGTATTATGACCGGTTGCAATATGTGACGGACTCCATCCGGGCCGAACAATGGACTCAACTAACAAAGGACAGCACCCGGCTGCGCGGTTTCTTAAAACCTGCAGCACGGCCTGTAGCAAAGAAATCCGGCAACGTTGGTGTTGTGGTAAAGTCCACGCAGACCCCGGCTTCCGGCAGGGGAAAGCAACCTTTTAGCAACTATGAAACGATAGCACCGGCCTGGGCGGGTAACGGGAAAAGACGGTAA
- a CDS encoding succinate CoA transferase: MFNERIRLERLKSKITTVDEAVKLFRDGMTVGASGFTKAGDSKVVLPALAARAQEEPLKINLITGASLGHGTDGKLAAAHALKKRMPFQVDKVLRDKINQGEVLFIDQHLSESAEQIHNKIIDPLDMAVIEVAFIERDGSLVPTTSVGNSVTFAAFAKQVIIEINTTIPMEVYGIHDIYQAEDYPHRNVIPIVAPWNKIGRKSIPVDPDKIAAIVFTDIPDSPADMAPPDEKTTAMAAHILNFFEAEVALGHLTDRLLPLQAGIGRVANAVLAEFRQSNFYDLTLFSEVLQDSTFELMDAGILSFASASSLAVSEVWHRRLFENLQQYKEKFVLRPQNISNTPGLIRRLGVIAINTAIEFDLYGNVNSTHIGGTQIMNGIGGSGDFARNAYLSIFVTPSASKENAISHIVPMVSHVDHTEHDVDILVTETGIADLRGLAPRERAQAIIDHCVHPDYKQALQSYFDRACQRGGHTPHILEEALSWHTRLRETGSMKPIPEQL, from the coding sequence ATGTTTAACGAACGCATACGGCTGGAGCGGTTAAAAAGTAAAATCACCACCGTGGATGAAGCGGTAAAATTATTCAGGGATGGCATGACGGTGGGGGCCAGCGGCTTTACCAAGGCGGGTGATAGTAAGGTGGTATTGCCCGCATTGGCCGCACGTGCACAAGAGGAACCGTTAAAGATCAACCTGATTACCGGCGCCTCCCTGGGGCATGGTACCGATGGAAAACTGGCGGCCGCCCATGCCCTAAAAAAGCGGATGCCCTTTCAGGTGGACAAGGTGCTAAGGGATAAGATCAACCAGGGTGAGGTCCTGTTTATTGACCAGCACCTGAGCGAAAGCGCAGAACAGATCCACAATAAGATCATCGACCCGCTGGACATGGCCGTAATTGAAGTAGCCTTTATTGAGCGCGACGGCAGCCTGGTACCCACCACCTCCGTAGGCAATTCGGTAACCTTTGCGGCCTTTGCCAAACAGGTGATCATCGAAATCAATACCACCATACCCATGGAGGTATACGGAATCCATGATATTTACCAGGCGGAAGATTACCCGCACCGGAACGTTATACCCATTGTAGCGCCCTGGAATAAGATCGGCCGTAAATCCATTCCCGTGGATCCGGATAAAATAGCCGCCATCGTATTTACAGATATCCCAGACAGCCCTGCAGATATGGCGCCGCCAGATGAAAAAACAACGGCGATGGCCGCGCATATCCTTAACTTTTTTGAGGCGGAGGTAGCCCTGGGACATCTTACCGACCGGCTCCTGCCCCTGCAGGCCGGCATCGGCCGGGTGGCTAATGCCGTATTAGCGGAGTTCCGGCAGAGCAATTTTTATGACCTGACCCTATTTTCCGAAGTACTGCAGGACAGTACGTTTGAACTGATGGATGCCGGTATTCTTTCCTTTGCTTCCGCCTCCTCCCTGGCCGTATCTGAAGTTTGGCACCGGCGGTTATTTGAAAACCTGCAGCAGTACAAGGAAAAATTTGTGTTGCGGCCGCAGAATATTTCCAATACGCCGGGCCTGATTCGCCGGCTGGGGGTGATTGCCATCAATACCGCTATCGAATTTGACCTCTATGGCAATGTAAACTCCACTCATATCGGCGGTACACAGATCATGAACGGCATTGGCGGCTCCGGCGATTTTGCCCGCAATGCCTACCTGAGCATTTTTGTAACACCGTCTGCATCGAAAGAAAATGCCATTTCCCATATTGTGCCCATGGTATCGCATGTAGACCATACGGAGCATGATGTAGACATACTGGTTACGGAGACCGGTATTGCCGACCTGAGAGGCCTGGCGCCCCGGGAAAGGGCACAGGCCATCATTGATCATTGTGTGCACCCGGATTATAAGCAGGCTTTGCAGTCGTATTTTGACCGGGCCTGCCAAAGGGGTGGCCATACCCCGCATATACTGGAAGAAGCCCTGAGCTGGCATACCCGCCTCCGGGAAACAGGATCGATGAAACCCATACCAGAACAACTTTAA
- a CDS encoding CoA transferase subunit A, producing MNKVVQNAREAIAGIQSGMTLMVGGFGLCGIPENCIQALTETDLNGLTCISNNAGVDGFGLGLLLQKKQIKKMISSYVGENAEFERQLLHGELEVELIPQGTLAERCRAGGAGIPAFYVPAGYGTEVAEGKEIREFNGKPHLLEHALTADFAIVKAWKGDTHGNLIYKETAGNFNHPMATAGKITIAEVEELVPAGQLNPMQIHTPGVYVQRIFQGMHYEKRIEQLTEQ from the coding sequence ATGAACAAAGTAGTACAAAATGCAAGGGAAGCGATTGCCGGTATTCAAAGCGGCATGACATTAATGGTTGGAGGCTTCGGGCTTTGCGGCATCCCGGAAAACTGCATTCAGGCGCTTACCGAAACCGATCTGAACGGGCTTACCTGTATTTCCAACAACGCCGGTGTAGATGGTTTTGGCCTGGGCCTCCTGCTGCAGAAAAAACAGATCAAAAAAATGATCTCCTCCTATGTAGGAGAAAACGCCGAGTTTGAGCGGCAGTTGTTACATGGAGAACTGGAGGTGGAGCTGATTCCCCAGGGCACCCTGGCCGAGCGCTGCCGTGCAGGCGGGGCGGGCATCCCCGCCTTTTACGTACCAGCGGGTTATGGCACCGAAGTAGCCGAGGGCAAAGAAATACGGGAGTTCAACGGAAAGCCGCATTTGCTGGAGCATGCGCTGACCGCAGATTTCGCCATTGTAAAAGCCTGGAAGGGCGATACCCATGGCAACCTCATTTATAAAGAAACCGCCGGCAACTTCAATCATCCTATGGCCACAGCAGGAAAGATCACCATTGCTGAAGTAGAAGAGCTGGTACCGGCGGGGCAACTGAATCCTATGCAGATCCATACACCCGGGGTATATGTACAACGGATCTTCCAGGGCATGCATTATGAAAAAAGAATTGAGCAACTGACGGAGCAATAA
- a CDS encoding CoA transferase subunit B, giving the protein MSLTKQQIAQRIAQELKDGYYVNLGIGIPTLVANYIPEGIEVVLQSENGMLGMGPFPKKGTADPDLINAGKQTVTIRPGGAFFDSATSFAMIRGGHIDLTVLGAFEVSDTGDIASWKIPGKMVKGMGGAMDLVAAAKNIIVAMQHTSKDGQSKLLKQCTLPLTGVKCIKKIVTDLAVLEVTDEGFVLLERAPGVSVEDIKKATEGRLVIKGDIPEIALA; this is encoded by the coding sequence ATGAGCCTTACAAAACAACAAATCGCACAACGCATCGCACAGGAATTAAAAGACGGGTACTATGTAAACTTAGGCATCGGCATTCCTACCCTGGTAGCCAATTATATTCCCGAAGGTATTGAAGTGGTGCTGCAGTCGGAAAACGGCATGCTGGGCATGGGTCCGTTTCCGAAAAAGGGCACGGCCGATCCGGACCTGATCAACGCCGGTAAACAAACGGTTACCATCCGGCCCGGGGGAGCGTTCTTTGATTCGGCCACCAGTTTTGCCATGATCCGCGGTGGTCATATCGACCTTACCGTGCTGGGCGCTTTTGAAGTAAGCGATACCGGCGATATTGCCAGCTGGAAAATCCCCGGCAAAATGGTAAAAGGCATGGGCGGGGCTATGGACCTGGTAGCCGCTGCCAAAAATATCATCGTGGCCATGCAGCATACGAGCAAGGACGGGCAATCCAAACTGTTAAAACAATGCACCCTTCCGCTTACCGGTGTAAAATGCATCAAAAAAATTGTGACCGACCTGGCGGTGCTTGAAGTTACAGACGAAGGGTTTGTATTACTGGAGCGCGCGCCCGGTGTATCGGTTGAAGATATCAAAAAAGCAACCGAGGGCCGGCTGGTGATCAAAGGTGATATACCGGAGATTGCACTGGCATAA
- a CDS encoding beta/alpha barrel domain-containing protein: MNNLDRIRLTECPRDAQQGLPYTIPPEKRAAYINELMQVGFEVIDFGSFVSPKAVPQMAESAKVLEGIHKEGSPTKLLAIIGNPRGATEAAAQQKVDVLGFPYSISNTFLERNIHSDSSKVLHALHEIADISQSNGKELRVYISMAFGNPYGDEWSEFIVQDAVYLLAGKGVQTITLSDTTGLGTREVIYKLFKTLIPRFPEVELGLHLHTQPQEAIGKIDAAWQAGCRSFDGVINGFGGCPLTGYELLGNLNTLTLLQYCRDKNIATGLNENRMEQIVAAYPNFDGLRS, translated from the coding sequence ATGAACAATTTAGACCGCATTCGCCTCACCGAATGCCCCCGCGACGCACAGCAGGGACTTCCTTATACCATCCCCCCGGAAAAACGGGCGGCCTATATCAACGAGCTGATGCAGGTTGGCTTTGAAGTGATCGACTTCGGAAGTTTTGTTTCGCCCAAAGCGGTACCACAGATGGCGGAATCGGCAAAAGTGCTGGAAGGCATTCATAAAGAAGGATCGCCCACCAAATTACTGGCGATCATCGGCAACCCAAGGGGCGCCACCGAAGCCGCCGCACAACAAAAGGTTGATGTGCTGGGATTCCCCTATTCCATCTCCAATACCTTCCTGGAACGGAATATCCATTCAGATTCCTCCAAAGTCCTGCATGCACTCCATGAAATTGCCGATATCAGTCAAAGCAACGGAAAAGAATTAAGAGTATATATCAGTATGGCCTTCGGCAATCCTTATGGAGATGAATGGTCTGAATTTATCGTACAGGATGCGGTTTATTTACTGGCAGGCAAGGGTGTTCAAACCATCACTCTTTCCGACACCACGGGCCTGGGAACGCGGGAAGTGATTTACAAACTTTTTAAAACATTGATCCCCCGGTTTCCGGAGGTGGAACTGGGCCTGCACCTGCATACCCAACCACAGGAGGCTATAGGCAAGATTGATGCCGCCTGGCAGGCCGGCTGCCGCAGTTTTGACGGGGTTATTAATGGTTTTGGTGGCTGCCCGCTTACAGGCTACGAGCTGCTGGGCAATCTGAATACCCTTACCTTGCTGCAATACTGCCGGGATAAAAACATTGCAACGGGGCTGAATGAAAACCGTATGGAGCAGATCGTTGCAGCTTATCCCAACTTTGACGGGCTGCGATCTTAA
- a CDS encoding YdeI/OmpD-associated family protein: MEIKDGKMAVYAKNRRQWRTWLQKHAGKQEPVWLILFHKGCKTPSVDRIEATEEALCFGWIDSLCKKRDAESYYLTFSPRNPKKSNWSAPNIERAKRMIVDGKMTAAGLRLIEIAKIKGTWLEV; this comes from the coding sequence ATGGAGATAAAAGATGGAAAAATGGCCGTGTATGCCAAAAACCGCCGCCAGTGGCGTACCTGGCTCCAAAAGCATGCCGGCAAACAGGAACCGGTATGGCTGATCCTTTTTCACAAGGGCTGTAAAACACCTTCGGTGGACCGCATTGAAGCTACGGAAGAGGCGCTTTGTTTTGGCTGGATCGACAGCCTTTGTAAGAAACGGGACGCGGAAAGCTATTACCTTACCTTTTCACCCCGCAACCCGAAGAAAAGCAACTGGAGCGCCCCCAATATCGAAAGGGCGAAACGGATGATCGTGGATGGAAAAATGACCGCGGCAGGGCTGCGGCTGATCGAAATTGCAAAAATCAAAGGAACCTGGCTCGAGGTGTAA
- the smc gene encoding chromosome segregation protein SMC, whose translation MRLKSLEIKGFKSFADKTVVNFDDNITGIVGPNGCGKSNIVDSIRWVIGEQKISALRSENLDSLVFNGSKTRSASGLAEVSLTFENTKNLLPTEFSTVRITRKFYKSGESEYRLNDVQCRLKDIQNLFMDTGVSTDSYAIIALDMVDDLIKDKDNSRRRMLEQAAGISIYKTRKKEAKQKLDATEQDLNRIEDLLFEINNQLKALESQAKKAEKYHEIKKEYREVSIELAKAALEGFNLTYKELNEQQQAETDKSVKLEAEIATAEAQIEQEKLVFIEKERALQSMQAAYNELVQQVRTKEGDKNLAVQRLQYLKERETGLQEFLSKSDAQLKGIEESIAFTQQQVGDEEKAHEGLTEQLENYRDEVTRRRNILDEQRHGVDSLRMEYQQVQREQFEAEKKVAVADTSVQNLQRTIQQMEDESAQREEHLQKVQADHQQKERELEEKNASLEQLQAHHDHTKEQILQTQGIVEELRNQLADENRVLDAKRNEHDLLKSMIDSMEGYPESVKFLHNNKDWNTQAPILSDILYVKEEYRTALENVLEPYLNYYVVEDLQQGLQAVHLLSDQKKGKANFFLLNKIGETADNSGHRLEGALPALDVIEVEAKYRKLAEHLLGNVFIAEGEAALENSNGSVVIEKKGKFVKGKFTLTGGSVGMIEGKKIGRVKNLEKLQEDIAAQDEVVQQLRAQIQARHNEVIAFNEDLRENAIKETQKEIQELTNAVFALQNRSENLQSQQSAAKNRLEELTEQLQHTQSSIAGVRQSLEEFTEILQQNANKLAEAEDTFKQAEGSYQEATAQFNEFNLNVTRQQSKVTALKQELNFKTNQLEELKRQIAQSTVQLSDTGGEIVSSENALKEIEEALLGLIRSREQDQQTLNEADQSYYNMRNVLNEKESELRHKIREKEQVEHLLAAIKDKLNELKLQLAGTRERLNVEFKIQIEDILDDPRSSETAVEELQEKADRMKKRLENLGEVNPTAIEAFTEMKKRYEFIVEQKSDLVNAKESLLKTIEEVETTANQKFLDTFNRVRENFMKVFKSLFTEDDQCDLVLENPENLAETGIDVVAKPKGKRPTSLTQLSGGERTLTATALLFAIYLIKPAPFCILDEVDAPLDDANVGKFTNMIRQFSQNSQFIIVTHNKTTMSTVDVIYGVTMQEPGVSKLVSVDFRSLAAQN comes from the coding sequence GTGCGTTTAAAAAGTCTTGAAATAAAGGGGTTTAAGAGTTTTGCCGATAAAACGGTCGTTAATTTCGACGACAATATTACCGGCATTGTGGGGCCGAATGGGTGTGGAAAATCCAATATTGTGGACAGTATCCGCTGGGTGATTGGCGAACAAAAGATCAGCGCCCTCCGGAGCGAGAACCTGGACTCCCTGGTGTTTAACGGGTCAAAAACCCGCTCCGCCAGCGGCCTGGCAGAGGTAAGCCTTACCTTTGAAAATACCAAGAACCTCCTGCCCACAGAGTTTAGCACCGTACGCATTACCCGAAAGTTTTATAAAAGCGGGGAAAGCGAATACCGCCTCAATGATGTGCAGTGCCGCCTGAAGGACATCCAGAACCTGTTTATGGATACCGGGGTAAGCACCGACTCCTACGCCATTATTGCGCTGGATATGGTGGATGACCTGATTAAGGATAAGGACAATAGCCGCCGCCGCATGCTGGAGCAGGCCGCCGGTATTTCCATTTATAAAACCCGTAAAAAAGAGGCCAAGCAAAAGCTGGATGCTACAGAACAGGACCTGAACCGGATTGAAGACCTGCTGTTTGAAATAAACAACCAGCTAAAGGCCCTGGAAAGCCAGGCTAAAAAGGCGGAAAAATACCACGAAATTAAAAAAGAATACCGCGAGGTGAGCATTGAGCTGGCCAAGGCGGCACTGGAAGGGTTTAACCTTACCTATAAAGAACTGAATGAACAACAGCAGGCAGAAACCGATAAATCGGTAAAGCTGGAGGCGGAAATTGCCACAGCCGAAGCACAGATAGAGCAGGAAAAGCTGGTGTTTATTGAAAAAGAACGGGCCCTGCAAAGCATGCAGGCGGCCTACAATGAGCTGGTACAACAGGTGCGCACCAAGGAAGGCGATAAAAACCTGGCCGTACAGCGCCTGCAATACCTGAAGGAGCGGGAAACCGGGCTGCAGGAATTTCTTTCCAAGTCGGACGCCCAACTAAAAGGCATTGAAGAAAGCATTGCTTTTACCCAGCAACAGGTGGGCGATGAGGAAAAAGCACATGAAGGGCTTACGGAACAACTGGAAAACTACCGCGATGAGGTAACCCGCCGCCGCAACATACTGGATGAACAGCGCCACGGCGTGGATAGCTTGCGGATGGAATACCAGCAGGTACAGCGGGAGCAGTTTGAAGCAGAAAAGAAAGTGGCGGTAGCCGATACCTCTGTACAAAACCTGCAGCGCACCATTCAGCAAATGGAAGATGAATCGGCCCAGCGGGAAGAGCACCTACAAAAAGTGCAGGCCGATCACCAGCAGAAGGAACGCGAACTGGAGGAAAAGAACGCCTCCCTGGAGCAACTGCAGGCACACCACGACCATACCAAGGAGCAGATCCTGCAAACACAGGGTATTGTGGAGGAGCTGCGTAATCAGCTGGCAGATGAAAACCGGGTGCTGGATGCCAAGCGTAATGAGCACGACCTGCTTAAAAGCATGATTGACTCCATGGAAGGCTATCCGGAGAGTGTAAAGTTCCTGCACAATAATAAAGACTGGAATACGCAGGCGCCCATTCTTTCCGATATCCTGTATGTAAAGGAAGAATACCGTACCGCGCTGGAAAACGTGCTGGAACCCTACCTGAACTACTATGTGGTGGAAGACCTGCAGCAGGGCTTGCAGGCCGTGCATTTGCTAAGCGACCAGAAAAAAGGAAAGGCGAATTTCTTTTTGTTGAATAAAATTGGCGAAACCGCGGACAACAGCGGCCATCGCCTGGAAGGCGCCCTGCCGGCACTGGACGTAATAGAGGTGGAAGCCAAATACCGCAAACTGGCAGAGCACCTGCTGGGTAATGTATTTATTGCCGAGGGCGAAGCGGCCCTGGAGAACAGCAACGGCTCCGTGGTGATTGAAAAGAAAGGAAAGTTTGTAAAAGGCAAATTTACCCTTACCGGCGGTAGTGTGGGCATGATTGAGGGAAAGAAGATCGGCCGGGTAAAGAACTTGGAAAAACTGCAGGAGGATATTGCGGCACAGGATGAAGTGGTGCAGCAACTGCGGGCGCAGATACAGGCCCGGCACAATGAAGTGATTGCCTTTAATGAAGACCTGCGGGAAAACGCCATTAAAGAAACCCAGAAAGAAATACAGGAGCTGACCAATGCCGTTTTTGCCCTGCAGAACCGATCGGAGAACCTGCAAAGCCAGCAAAGCGCCGCCAAAAACCGGCTGGAAGAGCTGACCGAACAATTACAGCATACCCAAAGCTCCATAGCGGGCGTACGCCAGTCGCTGGAAGAGTTTACAGAAATATTGCAGCAGAATGCCAACAAACTGGCAGAGGCGGAAGATACCTTTAAACAGGCCGAAGGCAGCTACCAGGAGGCTACGGCGCAGTTTAACGAGTTTAACCTGAACGTAACCCGCCAGCAAAGCAAGGTAACCGCGCTGAAACAGGAGCTGAACTTTAAGACCAACCAGCTGGAGGAACTGAAGCGCCAGATAGCGCAAAGCACCGTGCAGCTGTCCGATACCGGGGGCGAGATCGTAAGTTCTGAAAACGCGCTGAAGGAAATTGAGGAAGCCCTGCTGGGTCTGATCCGCAGCCGCGAGCAGGACCAGCAAACGCTGAACGAGGCCGACCAGTCGTACTACAACATGCGGAATGTGCTCAATGAAAAGGAAAGCGAACTGCGGCATAAGATCCGCGAAAAGGAGCAGGTAGAGCACCTGCTGGCCGCCATAAAAGACAAGCTGAATGAGCTGAAGCTGCAGCTGGCCGGTACGCGCGAGCGGCTGAATGTGGAGTTCAAGATCCAGATTGAAGACATCCTGGATGACCCACGCAGCAGCGAAACCGCCGTGGAAGAATTGCAGGAAAAGGCCGACCGGATGAAGAAGCGACTGGAGAACCTGGGCGAGGTAAACCCCACGGCCATAGAAGCCTTTACCGAAATGAAAAAGCGCTACGAGTTTATTGTAGAACAGAAGAGCGACCTGGTCAATGCCAAGGAGAGTTTATTAAAGACCATTGAGGAAGTAGAGACTACCGCCAACCAGAAGTTCCTGGATACCTTTAACCGGGTGCGGGAAAACTTTATGAAGGTATTTAAATCGCTGTTTACGGAAGACGACCAGTGCGACCTGGTGTTGGAAAACCCGGAGAACCTGGCAGAAACGGGTATTGATGTAGTGGCCAAGCCCAAGGGCAAACGGCCCACCTCACTAACACAGCTGAGCGGGGGCGAACGTACCCTGACCGCAACGGCGCTGCTCTTTGCCATCTACCTCATTAAGCCGGCACCCTTCTGTATCCTGGATGAGGTGGATGCGCCGCTGGATGATGCCAACGTGGGCAAGTTTACCAATATGATCCGCCAGTTTAGCCAAAACTCCCAGTTCATTATTGTAACGCACAATAAAACCACCATGAGCACCGTGGATGTGATTTACGGGGTTACCATGCAGGAGCCGGGGGTGAGCAAGCTGGTCAGTGTAGACTTCCGCAGCCTGGCTGCGCAGAATTAG
- a CDS encoding DUF6992 family protein yields the protein MKYLSVLLLCGAYCCLQAQEGSRPTTEALHQQRIETNRKGMWLLSGWGVVNMGSGIIGALSTNNTEVKAFHTMNALWGVVNTGIGVLGLMRVHKEKGLSVTDAGKYRAYRNVKKLYLVNGGLDLLYMGTGAFLKARADRAKNPPRNRGYGHSLIVQGAGLLLFDVTMYLSHQKQNRYWKKAAPEFAVTENGVGMIYQF from the coding sequence ATGAAATACTTATCAGTCCTGTTATTATGTGGCGCATACTGTTGTTTACAGGCACAGGAAGGCAGCCGGCCAACTACAGAGGCGCTGCATCAGCAACGGATCGAAACCAACCGGAAGGGCATGTGGCTGCTTTCGGGATGGGGTGTAGTCAATATGGGCAGCGGGATCATCGGAGCGCTGAGCACCAACAACACGGAAGTAAAGGCCTTTCATACGATGAATGCACTGTGGGGCGTGGTTAATACCGGTATTGGCGTGCTGGGGCTGATGCGCGTCCACAAAGAAAAAGGCTTGTCCGTTACAGACGCCGGCAAATACAGGGCTTACCGGAATGTAAAAAAATTATACCTGGTCAATGGCGGGCTGGACCTGTTGTATATGGGCACGGGTGCGTTTTTAAAGGCAAGGGCGGATCGTGCAAAAAACCCGCCGCGAAACAGGGGCTACGGTCATTCGCTGATCGTACAGGGCGCCGGCCTGCTGTTGTTTGATGTAACCATGTACCTGAGCCATCAAAAACAAAACCGGTACTGGAAGAAGGCCGCACCTGAATTTGCGGTTACGGAAAACGGTGTCGGTATGATTTATCAATTTTAG